The Trichoderma asperellum chromosome 6, complete sequence region ttttatttttttttgctttgccTAGCATccagctatttttttttgtatagACAGCCACAAATAGACAGACAGACCACCGTTATAAAATGCCACCACCTAAGCAGTCCTCCGTGCTCGACGGTTCCCTTGCGGCGCAGCGTTGTTGTCGGCATTGCCACCACCTTGCATCGAAGCGAGTGCGTTCTTGCCCATGCCTAAAAGTCCATAGGCGAGATAGGCGCCATACGCAGGAACCACGGCATACAGCATCCAGCCCCATTTGCCAAACAGGATCGCAGAAATGATCGATGCCCACGTCACCCAGATGACATCAAACATGTACTCGGTCAAGCCAGCGGCTGCCAGGTCCTCGCCCGAGCTCTTGAGGGCGCCAGTTGCGGCATCGTATTTGGGTCGGCCAGACGTTTCGAGTATGTATTCGCAAATCAGGCTTGGAACCGAGAGTAGGCCGTAGACGAGCAGAGATCGAGAGCGGAAGAGGAAGTgcgagaggaggaagagcacGTGGACGATGAGGGACCCGATGTGCAGGTTGTTGAGAGAGGCCGCGTTA contains the following coding sequences:
- a CDS encoding uncharacterized protein (EggNog:ENOG41~BUSCO:EOG092D4P6F~TransMembrane:4 (i20-38o44-61i82-107o113-131i)), with amino-acid sequence MAQKAKKDRAKSNAASLNNLHIGSLIVHVLFLLSHFLFRSRSLLVYGLLSVPSLICEYILETSGRPKYDAATGALKSSGEDLAAAGLTEYMFDVIWVTWASIISAILFGKWGWMLYAVVPAYGAYLAYGLLGMGKNALASMQGGGNADNNAAPQGNRRARRTA